One window of Chamaesiphon minutus PCC 6605 genomic DNA carries:
- a CDS encoding transposase, whose product MKYNPDFHHRQSIRLNGYDYLRSGAYFITICTDEREYLFGDIVNEEIELNTLGDIARSHWQQLSQHHPNIIMDESIVMPNHLHGIIVLESSTGSTKSISEIIRGFKTFSAKAINKERGLRGVSVWQRNYYDRIIRNELELDRVRQYIINNPRNWDTDKNNQTQSVIHTDL is encoded by the coding sequence ATGAAATACAATCCTGATTTCCATCATCGGCAATCGATCCGACTCAACGGATATGATTATTTGAGATCTGGTGCCTATTTTATTACCATCTGCACCGATGAAAGAGAATATCTATTTGGCGATATCGTCAACGAAGAGATCGAATTAAACACATTAGGCGATATTGCTCGATCTCATTGGCAGCAATTATCGCAGCATCATCCAAATATCATTATGGATGAATCGATCGTGATGCCCAATCATTTACATGGCATTATTGTTTTAGAATCATCGACGGGGAGCACAAAATCGATTTCCGAAATTATTCGAGGTTTCAAAACATTTTCAGCCAAAGCAATTAATAAAGAACGCGGTTTGCGCGGCGTTTCTGTCTGGCAAAGAAATTATTACGATCGCATTATCAGAAATGAATTAGAACTCGATCGTGTCAGACAATATATTATCAACAATCCCCGCAATTGGGACACAGATAAAAATAATCAAACCCAATCCGTCATTCACACAGATCTGTAG